The genomic DNA ATCGCCCAACTGGCGCTGGGTAATGGCTGACTTGATGCGGTGATGCACGTATTCCACCGGGTCTTCAATAGTGATGATATGCCGGCCGCCGTTCTGGTTCATATGGTGAATCATGGCCGCCAGCGTCGTGCTCTTGCCGCTGCCGGTCGGTCCGGTCACCAGAATCAGTCCCCGGGGCTGGGTGACCAGTTCTTTGAATATCTGAGGTAGTTCCAGTTCGTCAATGGTCATGATTCGGGGCGGTAAAATCCGGATGGCCAGACTGATGCCGTTCATCTGCCGGGCGACATTACAGCGGAGCCGCCCGAAGTCATCCAGGGAATAGGCGAAGTCCAACTCTTTGGTCAGCAGGAATTTCTGACGCTGATCCTCGTCGGTTAACTGAGTCAGGGCGACATCAATGTCGTGCGGCTCCAGTTCCTTTTCGTCGCCAAGCGGTTCCAGCTCACCGTCAATCCGCACCAGAGGCGGACTGTCAATGACCAGTTGCAGGTCGGAGGCGTGAAGCCCACCGGCCTTCCGGATGAGCGCTACAACGTCCATATTTCCAGTGTAGTCCGCCAATGGCCGGAATACAAGGGGTTTTGTAAAAAAATATGATAAAAATATTTGTCCCGGACAGATACAGGTAAAATGACAACATATATCGCCGGTTGCGGCTCATATCTCGTCAGCGATCAGCCGATTTTCCGCTCTGTCAAACTAAAGTAAAATACGTTAGGTGCCAATAAGGTGTGTCGGTAAAAATGAAAATACCGTTGAAATTCGGGCAAGACGTTATAGCGGGGACCCGCGGTTATTCAGAAGGAGGAAACTACCGGGTTTGGAGAGGTGTCAGCTTTCACAGGCCACGATGCCTGAAAGTTGTCAGCCGGAATAACTTGTTAATTATCGGAAGACGTGTCGGTGACTACCCGCCCCCGTCGCCGCCGTTCTTTGATCGGGTCGGATGATATCGGCATAGCCTCAATGGCGTTAATCGTTTTCCCCCGGAAGATTTTACCGTTCAATCCGGCGATGGCGGAATTCCCCTCGTTGATTGACGGCATCTCCACATAGCCGTATCCGGCGGCATGACCGTTGCCCAGGTGCTGATCATTTTTAAGCATTACCCGGGTTACCGCACCGAAACGGGTAAATATGGTGCGCAATTCGCTTTCGGTTACACTGGGGGCCAGGTTGCCCACATAGATATTTATTGTACTCATGATGGTTCTCCTACATCTCAACTGATAAACTGTCAGTTGAGAATTAAAGTAAAACAGGCCGGATTTCTCCGGCCTGTTTTGTTTAACACCTGATTAATTATCGGGCGTTGACTTTGCGGTAGCAGTCGCTGCAATAAACCGGCTTGCCGTTACGGGGTTCAAAAGGAACCTCGGTTGACTTGCCGCAGTCGGAACAGGTGGCCGGGAACATCTGCCGGGCACCGCCGCCAAAGCTGTTGCGTCCGCCGCCGAAGCCGCCGCCGAAACCACCGCCGCTGTTGCCGCGTTCAGCCTTGCGGGCTGTACGACAGCTGGGGCAACGTTTGGGTTCATTGGTGAAGCCTTTTTGCGCGAAAAATTCCTGATCTTCAACACTGAAGGTGAAGGTGGAGCCGCAGTCGCTGCAGGTTAAGGATTTGGGTTGAAAAGCCATAGTATGGATGACCTCCTCTCTTTAATACTCGTTAGGGCTGGTCATCCAATGCTTTTTGAATCTAAGGGCGATTCAGAATTTCGTGTAATAACCTAAACTAACTGTATTCACTATACAGCATCCTGACGGGGATTGCAAATGCTGGTGACTGGCCCGTGCAAAGAGGCCGCTACCGCTTTCGGCGGTCCCTCATATGAGTCATTATGAGACTACGGTGAAGCAATCTCGGTAATTATTTCCCTGCATCATACTCAGCGAAAGACGAGGATCTCTCCATCTAATAACACATCTGTTATTGTAAAACTTGTATGCGAAAGTGCAAATCCTGAAATTGATAACTAATCTTGATATATGTTTGAGTTCATGTAAACGATTCAATCAAGATTGAACTCAGCACCTCTGAGTGGTAAACTCAGCCCAATTTATATCTGGTGATACTAAACTCCAGTGACGGCTGAAATGAATCTTACTGACTACCACGCAAAACTCTATGCCTATGAACTGACTAGGCGCTGCTCCTCCGACAGTGTTGAAAAACTGACTTCAGTCCTCGCCGATGCTCAAGTTGATCTAAACCCACATCAAGTCGAAGCGGCTCTTTTTGCCTTCAGAAACCCCTTTTCGCGTGGCGCCATCCTGGCTGATGAAGTTGGCCTCGGGAAAACGATCGAAGCCGGCCTTCTTCTTTCACAAAAGTGGGCTGAACGTAAACGTCGTCTTTTAGTTATTGTCCCAGCCAACCTTCGCAAACAATGGAGCCAGGAACTTTCAGACAAATTCAATCTACCCTCAGTGATTCTGGAGAACCGCAGTTTTAACGATGTGATCCGCTCCGGCAATCTGAATCCTTTCAAGCAAGAAGCCATTATTTTATGCTCATATCAGTTTGC from Dehalogenimonas sp. W includes the following:
- a CDS encoding RNA recognition motif domain-containing protein, producing MSTINIYVGNLAPSVTESELRTIFTRFGAVTRVMLKNDQHLGNGHAAGYGYVEMPSINEGNSAIAGLNGKIFRGKTINAIEAMPISSDPIKERRRRGRVVTDTSSDN
- a CDS encoding zinc-ribbon domain containing protein — its product is MAFQPKSLTCSDCGSTFTFSVEDQEFFAQKGFTNEPKRCPSCRTARKAERGNSGGGFGGGFGGGRNSFGGGARQMFPATCSDCGKSTEVPFEPRNGKPVYCSDCYRKVNAR